One Halobacterium zhouii genomic region harbors:
- a CDS encoding GYD domain-containing protein — translation MPTYAAIATVETGRFQNAQELASIWGDVQTDLEDKNCHLIDAYVLLGERDVLLLFEADSREDALQASIAVQRYGISMDTMEAMNVDRLGELVDEL, via the coding sequence ATGCCAACGTATGCCGCAATCGCCACGGTCGAAACGGGACGGTTCCAGAACGCCCAGGAACTCGCCTCCATCTGGGGAGACGTCCAGACCGACCTCGAGGACAAGAACTGCCACCTCATCGACGCCTACGTCCTCCTCGGCGAACGCGACGTCCTCCTCCTGTTCGAAGCCGACAGCCGCGAGGACGCCCTCCAGGCCTCCATCGCCGTCCAGCGATACGGCATCAGCATGGACACCATGGAAGCCATGAACGTCGACCGACTCGGCGAACTCGTCGACGAACTCTAA
- the metG gene encoding methionine--tRNA ligase, whose product MSHDDFPTDDPAVITAGLPYANGDLHIGHLRSYVNADAFTRGLRKLGQQAVYVCGSDMHGTPIAVNAAEEGVSPEELALRHHEQYEETFPKFNVDFDNYGHTHDETNVALTKEFVRTWEENDHVYEKEIDVGYDPEADQWLPDRYVEGTCPYCGEHARGDECDEGCQRHLEPGEIEDPVSALTGNPAEYRKREHKFLRLSEFQEYLQGFINRLEGTNNAKNQPREWIEGELQDLCITRDMDWGIDYPDDESGGDGDDAGEREDLVLYVWVDAPVEYVSSTKQYSEREGDLDWESVWKDGDGEIVHVIGRDIIQHHTVYWPAMLRAAEYTEPRAVCATGFVNLNGKGLSTSRNRAIWAEEYLDEGFHPDLLRYYLATASGFERDVNFSWDRFAERVNSELADVVGNFVYRALLFAARNFDGTPDVGLTDDVETEIAQAMDDYEDALNDYDLRTAGERTVALARFGNEYIQRNEPWKLDDDEAAPVIRDCVQLVKAVAVLLQPFTPEKADEVWAQLGESGSAADATVGDCLQEPPAEFGEPEELFTKVEEERVEELNEALEAKIESSSSDGDADGDDADADGSAIELEPLVEDRIGFEEFQALDLRVGRVESAEGIEGADDLARLEVDIGHEVRQIVAGIKQLHDLDDLPGTKVVVVANLEKAELFGVESNGMVLAAGEDADLLTTHGDSVPGTRVK is encoded by the coding sequence ATGAGCCACGACGATTTCCCCACCGACGACCCGGCGGTGATCACGGCGGGGTTGCCGTACGCCAACGGCGACCTCCACATCGGCCACCTGCGTAGCTACGTGAACGCGGACGCGTTCACCCGCGGCCTTCGCAAACTCGGCCAGCAGGCCGTCTACGTCTGCGGAAGCGACATGCACGGGACGCCTATCGCGGTGAACGCCGCAGAGGAGGGCGTGAGCCCCGAGGAATTAGCGCTCCGCCACCACGAGCAGTACGAGGAGACGTTCCCGAAGTTCAACGTCGACTTCGACAACTACGGCCACACGCACGACGAGACGAACGTCGCGCTCACGAAGGAGTTCGTTCGCACCTGGGAGGAAAACGACCACGTCTACGAGAAGGAGATCGACGTGGGGTACGACCCCGAAGCCGACCAGTGGCTCCCCGACCGCTACGTCGAGGGGACGTGTCCGTACTGCGGCGAGCACGCGCGCGGCGACGAATGCGACGAGGGCTGCCAGCGGCACCTCGAACCCGGCGAGATCGAGGACCCCGTGTCGGCGCTCACCGGGAACCCCGCGGAGTACCGCAAGCGCGAGCACAAGTTCCTCCGCCTCTCGGAGTTCCAGGAGTACCTCCAGGGGTTCATCAACCGCCTCGAGGGCACGAACAACGCGAAGAACCAGCCCCGTGAGTGGATCGAGGGCGAGTTACAGGACCTCTGTATCACGCGGGACATGGACTGGGGCATCGACTACCCGGACGACGAAAGCGGTGGAGACGGTGACGACGCGGGCGAGCGCGAGGACCTCGTGCTCTACGTCTGGGTGGACGCCCCAGTCGAGTACGTCTCGTCGACGAAGCAGTACAGCGAACGCGAGGGCGACCTCGACTGGGAGTCCGTCTGGAAGGACGGCGACGGCGAGATCGTCCACGTCATCGGCCGCGACATCATCCAGCACCACACCGTCTACTGGCCCGCGATGTTGCGCGCCGCGGAGTACACGGAACCGCGAGCGGTCTGCGCGACCGGATTCGTGAACCTCAACGGGAAAGGGTTGAGCACGTCGCGGAACCGCGCCATCTGGGCCGAGGAGTATCTCGACGAGGGGTTCCATCCCGACCTGCTGCGGTACTACCTCGCGACCGCCAGCGGCTTCGAGCGTGACGTGAACTTCTCGTGGGACCGGTTCGCGGAGCGCGTGAACAGCGAACTCGCGGACGTCGTCGGGAACTTCGTCTACCGCGCGCTGCTGTTCGCGGCGCGGAACTTCGACGGCACGCCGGACGTCGGCCTCACGGACGACGTCGAGACGGAAATCGCCCAGGCGATGGACGACTACGAGGACGCACTGAACGACTACGACCTCCGCACCGCCGGTGAGCGAACCGTCGCGCTCGCTCGCTTCGGCAACGAGTACATCCAGCGCAACGAACCGTGGAAGCTCGACGACGACGAGGCGGCGCCGGTCATCCGCGACTGCGTGCAACTGGTGAAGGCGGTCGCGGTGCTGCTCCAGCCGTTCACGCCGGAGAAGGCCGACGAGGTGTGGGCGCAACTCGGGGAGAGCGGGAGCGCCGCGGACGCCACGGTCGGCGACTGCCTGCAGGAGCCGCCTGCCGAGTTCGGGGAGCCCGAAGAGCTGTTCACGAAGGTCGAGGAGGAACGCGTCGAGGAGTTGAACGAGGCGCTGGAGGCGAAGATCGAATCGTCCAGTAGCGATGGTGACGCTGACGGGGACGACGCCGACGCTGACGGCTCCGCCATCGAACTCGAACCGCTCGTCGAGGACCGCATCGGTTTCGAGGAGTTCCAGGCCCTCGACCTCCGCGTCGGCCGTGTCGAGTCGGCCGAAGGAATCGAGGGCGCGGACGACCTCGCGCGCCTCGAGGTCGACATCGGCCACGAGGTTCGACAGATCGTCGCCGGCATCAAGCAACTTCACGACCTCGACGACCTCCCGGGAACGAAGGTCGTCGTCGTGGCAAACCTCGAGAAAGCGGAGCTGTTCGGCGTAGAATCCAACGGCATGGTGCTCGCCGCTGGCGAGGATGCGGACCTGCTGACGACACACGGCGACAGCGTCCCGGGCACTCGCGTCAAGTAG
- a CDS encoding YqaA family protein encodes MTPAAALPLAIDFHAIEGAVRAATGWSGLLIIFIYSFLIAFVLPLPSEVVLCPAGYVCGSVATLGLGIPAPLTVVLIILVSGVGKAAGSLIALYVGHGASHSGPVVRAFERLGFDPMEWSKQRMVELVKEYGYAGMALGLTVPGFPDTLSIYAFSVIEENYAKFAAATFTGSVGRLVVTIVVLEGLLLAF; translated from the coding sequence GTGACCCCCGCAGCGGCGCTCCCGCTCGCTATTGACTTCCACGCAATCGAGGGCGCAGTCAGAGCCGCAACCGGCTGGAGCGGCCTGCTCATTATCTTCATCTACTCCTTCCTCATCGCGTTCGTGCTCCCGCTCCCCAGCGAGGTCGTGCTCTGTCCCGCGGGCTACGTCTGTGGCAGCGTCGCCACGCTCGGCCTCGGCATCCCCGCCCCACTGACCGTCGTACTCATCATCCTCGTCAGCGGCGTCGGCAAAGCCGCGGGGAGCCTCATCGCGCTCTACGTCGGCCACGGCGCGAGCCACTCCGGGCCGGTCGTGCGCGCGTTCGAGCGCCTCGGCTTCGACCCGATGGAGTGGTCGAAGCAGCGCATGGTGGAACTCGTCAAGGAGTACGGCTACGCCGGCATGGCACTCGGACTCACGGTCCCCGGGTTCCCGGACACCCTCTCCATCTACGCGTTCTCCGTCATCGAGGAGAACTACGCGAAGTTCGCCGCCGCCACGTTCACGGGCAGCGTCGGCCGACTGGTCGTCACCATCGTCGTCCTCGAAGGCCTCCTGCTCGCGTTCTGA
- the mfnA gene encoding tyrosine decarboxylase MfnA, whose protein sequence is MDSAALGEHTPQDFDRVLSSMCTEPHPSARDAATTFLADNPGDPATYPTVAELEEGAVAALGDVVGLDDPHGYVGSGGTEANLQAVRAARNVADGDVNVVAPESAHFSFQKAADVLGVELRLAATDDDHRADVDDVAALADDDTALVVGIAGTTEFGRVDPISALADVAANVDARLHVDAAWGGFVLPFTDHDWDFSDVDVDTMTIDPHKMGQAPIPAGGFLARDAETLDALAIDTPYLESDTQPTLGGTRSGAGVAGAHAALDALWPDGYREQYEVSQANADFLAAELVDRGYDVADPVLPLVAVDLPDAEFDALRERDWRISRTASGELRVVCMPHVTRAMLTKFLADLDELQ, encoded by the coding sequence ATGGACAGCGCCGCGCTCGGGGAGCACACTCCACAGGACTTCGACCGCGTGCTCTCCTCGATGTGCACCGAGCCACATCCCTCCGCCCGCGACGCCGCGACGACCTTTCTCGCGGACAACCCCGGCGACCCCGCGACCTACCCGACCGTCGCCGAACTCGAGGAGGGAGCGGTCGCAGCACTCGGGGACGTCGTCGGTCTGGACGACCCACACGGCTACGTCGGGTCGGGCGGCACGGAGGCGAACCTCCAGGCAGTGCGCGCAGCCAGGAACGTCGCAGATGGCGACGTGAACGTCGTCGCACCCGAGAGCGCGCACTTCAGTTTCCAGAAGGCCGCCGACGTGCTCGGCGTGGAGTTGCGCCTTGCGGCCACCGACGACGACCACCGCGCGGACGTCGACGACGTCGCGGCGCTCGCGGACGACGACACCGCGCTCGTCGTCGGCATCGCGGGCACCACGGAGTTCGGGCGCGTCGACCCGATTTCCGCGCTCGCGGACGTGGCCGCGAACGTCGACGCCCGCCTCCACGTCGACGCCGCGTGGGGCGGGTTCGTGCTCCCGTTCACGGACCACGACTGGGACTTCTCGGACGTCGACGTGGACACGATGACCATCGACCCGCACAAGATGGGGCAGGCGCCGATTCCCGCCGGCGGCTTCCTCGCGCGCGACGCCGAAACCCTGGACGCGCTCGCCATCGACACACCGTACCTCGAATCCGACACCCAGCCGACGCTCGGCGGCACGCGCTCGGGGGCGGGCGTCGCTGGCGCGCACGCCGCCCTCGACGCGCTCTGGCCGGACGGCTATCGCGAGCAGTACGAGGTCTCGCAAGCCAACGCCGACTTCCTCGCCGCGGAACTCGTCGACCGCGGCTACGACGTCGCCGACCCCGTCCTGCCGCTCGTCGCCGTCGACCTCCCGGACGCCGAGTTCGACGCGCTCCGCGAGCGTGACTGGCGGATCTCGCGCACCGCGAGCGGAGAGCTCCGCGTCGTCTGCATGCCCCACGTCACTCGGGCGATGCTCACCAAGTTCCTCGCTGACCTCGACGAACTCCAGTAG